In Arachis stenosperma cultivar V10309 chromosome 1, arast.V10309.gnm1.PFL2, whole genome shotgun sequence, one DNA window encodes the following:
- the LOC130946920 gene encoding mitogen-activated protein kinase 9-like isoform X2 translates to MDPHKKGSTEAEFFTEYGEASRYQIHEVIGKGSFGVVGSALDTHTGEKVAIKKINDVFEHVSDATRILREIKLLRLLRHLDIVEIKHIMLPPSRQEFKDIYVVFESMESDLHQVIKANDDLTPEHHQFFLYQLLRGLKYIHTANVFHRDLKPKNILANADCKLKICDFGLARVSFNDAPSAIFWTDYVATRWYRAPEFCGSFFSKYTPAIDIWSIGCIFAEMLNGKPLFLGKNVVHQLYLMTDLLGSPPPESIARVAANYVAMVLSGQVFDRKEAKN, encoded by the exons ATGGATCCCCACAAAAAG GGTTCTACAGAAGCTGAGTTTTTCACTGAGTATGGAGAGGCAAGCCGATACCAAATCCACGAAGTCATCGGGAAAGGAAGTTTTGGTGTCGTGGGCTCTGCCCTTGACACTCATACTGGGGAAAAAGTTGCAATCAAGAAAATCAATGATGTTTTTGAACATGTATCGGATGCTACAAGAATCCTAAGAGAAATTAAGCTCCTGCGCTTGCTTCGCCATCTTGATATAGTAGAAATTAAACATATTATGCTTCCTCCTTCCCGTCAAGAGTTCAAGGATATCTACGTTGTCTTTGAGTCGATGGAATCTGACCTTCATCAAGTAATCAAGGCAAACGATGATCTTACACCTGAGCATCACCAATTTTTCTTGTACCAACTTCTTCGAGGCCTCAAATATATACATACAG CAAATGTTTTTCATCGTGACTTAAAGCCCAAAAATATTCTTGCCAATGCTGATTGCAAACTAAAGATATGTGATTTTGGACTTGCTCGAGTTTCTTTTAATGATGCTCCATCAGCTATATTCTGGACT GACTATGTTGCAACTCGGTGGTACCGGGCACCTGAATTTTGTGGTTCTTTTTTCTCTAAA TATACCCCTGCAATTGATATCTGGAGCATTGGATGCATATTTGCAGAAATGCTCAATGGAAAGCCATTGTTTTTGGGTAAAAATGTGGTGCACCAATTGTATCTCATGACCGATTTGCTTGGCAGTCCTCCACCTGAGTCCATTGCAAGG GTAGCAGCTAATTATGTAGCAATGGTTCTTTCCGGACAAGTATTTGATAG AAAAGAAGCGAAAAATTAA
- the LOC130946920 gene encoding mitogen-activated protein kinase 9-like isoform X1 encodes MDPHKKGSTEAEFFTEYGEASRYQIHEVIGKGSFGVVGSALDTHTGEKVAIKKINDVFEHVSDATRILREIKLLRLLRHLDIVEIKHIMLPPSRQEFKDIYVVFESMESDLHQVIKANDDLTPEHHQFFLYQLLRGLKYIHTANVFHRDLKPKNILANADCKLKICDFGLARVSFNDAPSAIFWTDYVATRWYRAPEFCGSFFSKYTPAIDIWSIGCIFAEMLNGKPLFLGKNVVHQLYLMTDLLGSPPPESIARVAANYVAMVLSGQVFDRKEEERAREGESEG; translated from the exons ATGGATCCCCACAAAAAG GGTTCTACAGAAGCTGAGTTTTTCACTGAGTATGGAGAGGCAAGCCGATACCAAATCCACGAAGTCATCGGGAAAGGAAGTTTTGGTGTCGTGGGCTCTGCCCTTGACACTCATACTGGGGAAAAAGTTGCAATCAAGAAAATCAATGATGTTTTTGAACATGTATCGGATGCTACAAGAATCCTAAGAGAAATTAAGCTCCTGCGCTTGCTTCGCCATCTTGATATAGTAGAAATTAAACATATTATGCTTCCTCCTTCCCGTCAAGAGTTCAAGGATATCTACGTTGTCTTTGAGTCGATGGAATCTGACCTTCATCAAGTAATCAAGGCAAACGATGATCTTACACCTGAGCATCACCAATTTTTCTTGTACCAACTTCTTCGAGGCCTCAAATATATACATACAG CAAATGTTTTTCATCGTGACTTAAAGCCCAAAAATATTCTTGCCAATGCTGATTGCAAACTAAAGATATGTGATTTTGGACTTGCTCGAGTTTCTTTTAATGATGCTCCATCAGCTATATTCTGGACT GACTATGTTGCAACTCGGTGGTACCGGGCACCTGAATTTTGTGGTTCTTTTTTCTCTAAA TATACCCCTGCAATTGATATCTGGAGCATTGGATGCATATTTGCAGAAATGCTCAATGGAAAGCCATTGTTTTTGGGTAAAAATGTGGTGCACCAATTGTATCTCATGACCGATTTGCTTGGCAGTCCTCCACCTGAGTCCATTGCAAGG GTAGCAGCTAATTATGTAGCAATGGTTCTTTCCGGACAAGTATTTGATAG aaaagaagaggaaagagCTCGAGAAGGAGAGAGCGAAGGATGA
- the LOC130946920 gene encoding mitogen-activated protein kinase 9-like isoform X3, protein MDPHKKGSTEAEFFTEYGEASRYQIHEVIGKGSFGVVGSALDTHTGEKVAIKKINDVFEHVSDATRILREIKLLRLLRHLDIVEIKHIMLPPSRQEFKDIYVVFESMESDLHQVIKANDDLTPEHHQFFLYQLLRGLKYIHTANVFHRDLKPKNILANADCKLKICDFGLARVSFNDAPSAIFWTDYVATRWYRAPEFCGSFFSKYTPAIDIWSIGCIFAEMLNGKPLFLGKNVVHQLYLMTDLLGSPPPESIARVAANYVAMVLSGQVFDRSEKLMQKRRGKSSRRRERRMNF, encoded by the exons ATGGATCCCCACAAAAAG GGTTCTACAGAAGCTGAGTTTTTCACTGAGTATGGAGAGGCAAGCCGATACCAAATCCACGAAGTCATCGGGAAAGGAAGTTTTGGTGTCGTGGGCTCTGCCCTTGACACTCATACTGGGGAAAAAGTTGCAATCAAGAAAATCAATGATGTTTTTGAACATGTATCGGATGCTACAAGAATCCTAAGAGAAATTAAGCTCCTGCGCTTGCTTCGCCATCTTGATATAGTAGAAATTAAACATATTATGCTTCCTCCTTCCCGTCAAGAGTTCAAGGATATCTACGTTGTCTTTGAGTCGATGGAATCTGACCTTCATCAAGTAATCAAGGCAAACGATGATCTTACACCTGAGCATCACCAATTTTTCTTGTACCAACTTCTTCGAGGCCTCAAATATATACATACAG CAAATGTTTTTCATCGTGACTTAAAGCCCAAAAATATTCTTGCCAATGCTGATTGCAAACTAAAGATATGTGATTTTGGACTTGCTCGAGTTTCTTTTAATGATGCTCCATCAGCTATATTCTGGACT GACTATGTTGCAACTCGGTGGTACCGGGCACCTGAATTTTGTGGTTCTTTTTTCTCTAAA TATACCCCTGCAATTGATATCTGGAGCATTGGATGCATATTTGCAGAAATGCTCAATGGAAAGCCATTGTTTTTGGGTAAAAATGTGGTGCACCAATTGTATCTCATGACCGATTTGCTTGGCAGTCCTCCACCTGAGTCCATTGCAAGG GTAGCAGCTAATTATGTAGCAATGGTTCTTTCCGGACAAGTATTTGATAG AAGCGAAAAATTAAtgcagaaaagaagaggaaagagCTCGAGAAGGAGAGAGCGAAGGATGAACTTCTGA